The genomic window GGTTGAGACTGCAGAGAGGACAGTGTCCAGTATCAAGGTAGGAGCGTTTTTTTTAAGAGTGCCATCGAGTTCTTACCTGTCTTCTCCTGTTCCTCAGGTGTCTGTGCTGAGCTACAGTGCTAAGTTTGCCTCCTGTTACTACGGGCCCTTCAGGTAAACACCTGCGTGCTCCTGGTCCAGACAGCTGTGTCTGTAACACCTTCATGCTCCTGGTCCAGACAGCTGTGTCTGTAACACCTGCATGCTCCTGGTCCAGACAGCTGTGTCTGTAACACCTTCATGCTCCTGGTCCAAACAGCTGTTTCTGTAACACCTTCATGCTCCTGGTCCAGACAGCTGTTTCTGTAACACCTTCATGCTCCTGGTCCAGACAGCTGTGTCTGTAACAACTGTGTGCTGAGCTGAGCTCTGCTGTGTCTGTCCACAGAGATGCAGCCCAGTCCAAGCCAGCGTTTGGAGACAGACGGTGTTACCAGCTGCCCCCTGGTGCTAGAGGCCTGGCACTACGagctgtggtgagtgtgtgtgtgtgtgtgtgtgtgtgtgtgtgtgtgtgagctcatcatgagtgtgtgtgtggctgtgggtgCTGTGAGCTcatcatgagtgtgtgtgtgtgtgtcaggagcgAGATGTGAAGGAGGGGGCAGACATGCTGATGGTGAAGCCTGGCCTGCCCTACCTGGACATCGTCAGGGAGGTCAAGGACAAGGTCAGTACTCTCCACCCACACTGTTACAGTGACCATGCTACACCTTGCAGCGTGTGTGAGGTCAACAtggctctgtgtttgtgtgtgcagtacccTCACCACCCCCTGGCGGTGTATAACGTGTCTGGGGAGTTTGCCATGCTGTGGCACGGGGCCGCAGCCGGAGCCTTCGATCTGCGCACTGCCGTGACCGAGGCCATGACCGCTTTCCGCagagcaggtgaggaggggggggggggggaggtatagggggtgctgggggagggggggtgggtgggacagatggaggagggaggggtggaaaggggagggaggtgggggagatggaggaagggggaatGGGGGGAGATTGAGAGCGAGCCCCCCCTACTTTCATCTCCCTCTTCAATGTGATGTTGTGATTTCAGTTCCTGTAAAACATGTCTTTGCTCCTGCCTCTGTTTTAGGTGCTGACATCATCATCACGTACTACACCCCTCAGCTGCTCACCTGGCTGAAAGAGTAACAGAGAGCGTGattggacagagagatggaccaATGGCAGGCTTTCCTTACTGAGCTGCGATTGGCTGCTCTACATCCACAGGATTCCTAAAGTTCTTTAATCCATGACTTAATATCTTCATGGGTTGTCGATCTAAGTGCAGCAGTTACAATTTCTCTCCAAAGATGGGAGTATTGCGTTATAAAAATATCAGCCGCTtttataaaatgtgtaaaaGGTTAGTGTTACTTGAACAAATTGAGAATGTTCTAATCTGTGATGGAGTTTTGAGGTGTTTCAGTAATGAATGATGTAATCCTGGATGTGGACCTCTGATCGTCATGTTGGCTTCAGAACTGATGTGTTCCTGGTCGTTAGGTCGGGTTACTTAGCAACCCTGCAAAACAAGCATCTCCTGACCATGGCACGTAAACACAAATCCAAGAAAAGATAATAAATGAAAGTTTATTTCGATGGTGTCAGTTACTGCTTTATTTCCATGGTGATATCTCataacatacagtactgtgcagaaGTCTTCGGCACCCAACATTTCTTTAATATTGTATCTATATATTTTTGTGTAACATATTTTTTGTGTCAGTATAAAAACAAAAAGGTATCCTTCAGTAAATATGAACTAAGACATAAGTACATTTAACTAAGACATAAGTACATTTAACTAAGACATAAGTACATTTAACTAACATGTGCCCTTTTACAGCTAACCCTCACCATGTTGAGATCTGGTTGATGGGTTCAGAGATATGACAATGTTATGGCAGCTCTCCTGAGGCAGAGAAGAGATTATTATGTGTCTTGAGTTTGAGCTCTAAACCTAAAATCAGCTACAGCACCTTTAATATAATTAATAGTAGTTTCAGAGAGGTAAAGTTTATACATTTTTTGTAACATTCCTCTTTAAATGATGTTGCCACAACACTTCTTTCAACATTTCCCTATACCCTGTTTAACTGATATTAAACAGGTTAGGAGTGCATTCCAGCTGCACAAGACTGGATGAACAGCAGGAAATGAAAGTCAGCATTAAAACCTCAAGTAAACCGGTTTGCTACAGGTAAACAGCCAAGCCTCTCACTTACCTGTTGATGTTTCATTCAGATGTCAGACTGGTGTTTGGCCCTACAAGAAATACAGAGAAGCTGGTAAACCATACAATCAATGGAGCATCACTGTAGACGCTAGCAACCAGAGTTATGGGAAATGGTTCCTTTGTATATTTCAGTCTCAGTGGAAGAAAAGGAATGGATTAACATTTGCTGGTTTAGGTAAAATCCTTCAGAGCTTGAGAGAGATCACCCTAGAATCAGCACTGGAAGAACTCAAGTAACTGTCCCAGCAAATATAGGACAAACTATATTTGATTACTCATAATTAATCCCTTTATTGTTATGATTATCAAACTGTGCATAGAAGGCCATGAGGGGAGAACATGTGTGGCTCTCTACCAGATAATCATTTTCATATAAGCTGTTTGTAGACTAGTTTtggataagtgtctgctaaatgaataccaTGTAAATGTTTGGATTTGGAACAAAAGGTACACCTGTAACTAAACGTAGAGATGTGTGTTAGGAGCAGTTAAGAGCAGCTATAATTCCTTTAATCAGAAAGGACCCTCATGTTTATCCTATGGTAAGAGCAGCTATATTTCACCACATCACATTTTATCCACTGACCGGGCACTTCTCaaccagaatcagaatttgttttTATTGCCATGCAAGTTTTCACAAACAAggatttactgtggcaggaaggtgcagatAATAAACACAtgatatcattttttttttaagttgaatgtagaaataaaatacaaaagtcTAATACTAAGGAGCTAAACAATAACTACAAAGCTAAACAGTACTGTAAGATATAAAATAGATATTAATATAAAAAGTTACAAAAGATATTGAATAAAATAGGGCAGCAAAATAGCATTGTGGAAAATGTGCAAAGTATGTGGTGGGGACTTATAATAATAGATACAAGTGTTATGtgagtgtgagtccttggccttgaataagaggcagggaagggaggaaactgttcttatggtgtgaggttttggtcttgatggaccgcagccttctgccggaggggtgtagctggaacagggagtgtccagggtgggaggagtcggccacgatcttcctcgctcgcctcagggacctcgaggtgtgcaggtcctccagggtaggcagattgtgcagctgatcaccttctcagcagtacagtctgctcttgtccttggcagcagcgtgatggtgatggaggaggtgaggatggactcaatgatggctgagtagaagtgcaccatcattgtctttggcaggttgaatttattcagtacatcctctgttgtgctttcttggtgagggagctgatgttcagttcccaattgaggtcctgggagaggatagtgcccagtaAGTGGATGGAACCCACAGGGTTGAGTGattgagtggggctgtattcttgctgaagtccacaaccatctccactgtcttgagagcattgagctctaagttgttctggctacaccatgtcaccaggttgtcagctttcCAGCTgtaatcagactcgtccccgtcagagatgagcccaatgagggtgatGTCGTCCGAAAACTTCAGGAGACagatggatgactggaggtgcagctgttggtgtacagggagaagagcagaggggaaaggacgcagccctggggagatccggtgctgatggaccgggagtcaaagatgtgtgttcccagcttaacacaCTGCTTCCTTTCAGACTGGAAgtctacagtagaactcgttcaggtcaTTGGCCAGGCGAGAGTCAttgatggagaggggggcttgTAGTTGGTAATCTACCtaagccctctccagacagaagcagagtcattAGCAGAGAACTGGTGTCTTATTCTCTacagtacagtcgtttagcctctctcaccgccttgctaaacctgttctccgactccttgaatctgtctcaaTCCCCATTCCTAAACGCAGAAGAGCACATAATTGGACACTGTGTTCTCACCTGTAGGAGTATACAGCACTGCTGTCATCGTTTTGGTGACTTTGGGCATTTAAGCAAAGTTTTccaaccatgggggcaccatGGGGAGAGGGGTTCTAACATTCTGTTTACACACAAGCTGTGATCCGTGACGTCATCGCCTGTTATTCCTACAGAAACTTCCTCCATTCCTGAGAATATCATAGACTACTTACCTGGATAACACGTCTCTGCTATTCACTCCATAATTATCACAGTTAGTACGTGAACAAATATTTCATATTATTAATCACTGTCGCCTCTTCCGCTAAGCAGTTTAAATGGTGATTATTTATTCATGTTTAGTGTCCCAGCATTATATAGCCTACCTGGGAACATAAGCCTAGGTAAAAGTAAAGTTTGTTAGGTTGCAATAGGAGCTGTTTTTCTATCTGAGTCGTTAACAGGTATTTCAAGTTGGAGTAAAGCTAATTGAAACCAAGTATATTCGCCACAGTGATTCCCGTATATGCTACGGTTTTAAGTAGGCCTTGTCGAATTTATCGAGTTGTTAAAATAGTCTGGTGTTGGTTGTTGAACGGTGGATTTATAGGAGCATTTAAGAAGGTGACGCTCAAAGGGCCTCAGCATGTAAAACATAAATACCATATAGCCTACATACATTTTATTGTGCGGTCGTCATGTTAATGTTGTTATGAAGCCAAGTGAAGAACAGTCCTTGTGAGTTTGTCTTTATATTTAACAGAATGTCTGTGGAGGAGCCGTCATCAGTAAGTTACCCGGCCAGCGACCAGACAGGAAAAATAGACCAAATGGACGACTTTCCCAATCTGATGAAGGATGTCACTGGCACAGAGCAAAGGTGAATAATCTGGACTGTTGTGTAAACTGGACTGTTATTGTTGTGGTTCATGAAGTCACACCTTACGGGTTCATGTATAGATTAAATCAACTGACAGTTTTACTAATTTACCAAGATATTAAAAATCTTTACTTTTGTATTATATCTTGTTATTGGTGTATGtgaaacataaataaataaatgcattgTTGTAGGGTGGATGAAGAGAGACCAGTGTCACCGAGCCCCAGTTATCTGTCATTGAAGAGTGAACGATCTATGACTAGACCCATACATTTCAGAGAAGATGACAAAACTGAAGAAAAAGAGTAAGtcaatatatttttattatggaaatatatttattttgacaTCAACTTTAATAAACTATTCCTATGTTTATTTTATAACCAATACTCAAATGTGCAGGGTTACACTTGCGAGATCTGGATCACCAACCACCAGTATTGTATCAATGCAGAGTGACCTTTCCATGGATaatccttttaccttcaaagaTGAAGGCTCAACAGAAACGTGAGATCATACTGTTATATCTAACTAATCAAAAATCACACATGATTAATggatttctggaaatgcattttcatttgaattgtggtcacgattttgcagccacgttctgaaaatgaaaatgcattcctggaaatgcattttcattttcaaattttacatttcaaattgaattttggtatctatttgctggggcatattttgaaaattaaatttcaaatgtctttttcgttttcattttaattaagtgaaagaatgagcagtcttaaggaagaaaattaaaatgcaaataggatgattgactactaatttcatttatgagtcaaaaaatgcagccacattcttaaaattaaaatgcatttctggaaatgcattttcatttgaattttggtcacgatttgcttccatacggccgtgccaaatgatgttgtgtctttaGGCAAAGCACtacaggggggaatgtccctgtagccTTAGCCTACTATAATTCGCtcaggataagagcgtctgctaaatgactaaatgcaaatgttttcagtttaaTGTTAGAAAAACCACTTACCACTGAATATGAGTCAAAGCATGTCTGAGGTCCTCGAGTGAATAGATTGTATTCTATTCAGTTGAAGAAGGCAATAGGCTACTTCTTAAGGTGTCTCAACTGCCAAAGAGAGCCGAAAACAACAAAAAGTCCTCAGCACCAACTAATGAATTATTAAATTGTCTTCTTGTCTTACCACGAAGATCAGGTAACATAACACCACTTCCTCCGATATATTTGGTGTCTCGCCGGCTTCAGAAGAGTAGAAATATTGCGATATATTTGACTTTATTGATATGAAAACGGCACCATTGTTTCAATGATTGATTAATTATCTTCACATTTAAGCAAACACAAACTCCTCAAGGTTTTTTTACGTCACATTATGGATTGAACGAGTCTCCTGTAATCGACTATTGGCGTCTGGAGTGACGTCATACCGAGACACCGGTAGGCGATTGGTTGTTTTCATCTTCGTGCTAACAGTGCTAGTAGCTAGCGAACTGCAACTGGTAGATTTGGTTTCTGAAATATTGTCGTCTGACAGGTGAGTCATGATTTAGATTTGCAGCAACAAGTGGCGTGTAAAAAGCCTAAATAAAGTAAGACATTCAATAGTCAAATAATTTGCGTTGCAAATCGCATAAAGGGAGTAACGTCGAATTACTGCGAACGATTGACAACTAGATTAGCCAGATGCTTCTATTGACACCTAAAATAGCTCGAGCACTAGCAATGAGGTTTGCCAAAGTTTTGcctttcaaacttgtttctaaAACATAGTTCACTGTACTTACTTATAGTTATTTCATCAGCAATTCAAAATGTTATTAAACAGGGATAAGAGATTGTgataaatgtgtctgtgttgctTTCAAATAAGTCTGTTGAAGATTAGGTAGCTGGAGCTACATACAGAGACCAAAATGCTAGTACTGGTATTTATCTCGCTCCTTTACCTGCAGTGCCCACTACCATTAATAACTACCAGTCTCCACGAGACACCACCGTACATACATGATCTACAGTTATTTACAAAATAATTTAGCATTAGAAAGGCTAAAGCATGACTTATATTAAGCAGCGTGTAGTGGTGATAGCCTGGCATGCACTAGTCCAGCCCCCTCAGCTGTCGTGCTTAATATAGCCGGACCCAGAGGTGTCGAGCGGGACCACACAGACCCGGAAACGGAGATAATTTGTTGCCATACAAATTCCTCAAATGTGGTGTCATATACAGACCTTTCGATATATTTGGCTCCGTTTTTACCACATGGCGTAGCTACTGTTCTAAACTACGCCTACCAGTATTCAGACGAGACGAATGGAATTCGTAGGTGGTTGATTGAACCCTGGATGAAAATACTAAAACATTTGACCTTATTAATGATTTCGCTGGCGCTTTTGTCCAATGTATGTTAAGAAAGTGCAGAAGGAAATCAATAACCAGGTGTCAGCTTCCAGGTGTgtccctgaccctgtcctctctgggtACCTGCAGGATGCCAGGATGGAGAACGAGCCAGCCCTGCCTGACAGCCTGGTGCTGGATGAGCCAGCCCTGCCTGACAGCCTGGTGCTGGAGATCTTCCTGCATCTCCCCCACAGCGCTGTGCTGAGCGCCGGCCTGGCCTGCAGACAGTGGCTGAACGTGTCCAGAGACGAGTTCCTCTGGAGGGAACTCTTCTACAGCTACTACCGCATCCCTCGCTCTGTACCCAGACACCCAGGTACCTACAACCCACACATAGAACCCAGACGCCTATTACCCAAACACCCAGACACCTAGTACCCAGACACCCAGGTACCTAGAACCCAGACACATAGTACCCAGACACAGAACCCAGACACCTAGAACCCAGATACAGAGGCACATAGAACCCAGACACCTAGAACCCAGACACCTTGAATCCAGCTAGAatccacacacacctaaaaTACATTGTTATGTCCCTTTACTGTGTCTGGTCATTCACCGTGTCTCTgtgttacactgtgtgtgtgtgcgcgtgtgtgtgtgtgaacagcgTCCGTGTCGTGGTACCGGGAGTTCAAGCGTCTGTTTGACTGCATCCCCTGTGAGGAGGTGCAGACCCTGAGGGAACACCATGACCAGGTGCTGCACCTGGCCTTCTCTCACAGAGGACAccgcttctcctcctgctccaagGACTGCACCGTCAAGGTCCGCCCAGCCTCCCTGCTCTCTATAAACAGTGTTATATACCCACACAGCCTCCCTGCTCTCTATACACAGTGTTATATACCCACCCAGCCTCCCTGCTCTCTATATATACAGTGTTATATACCCACACAGCCTCCCTGCTCTCTATATACAGTGTTATATACCCACCCAGCCTCCCTGCTCCCTATATACAGTGTTATATACCCACACAGCCTAGACAGGAGACATACATTATACTCTATATACAGTAAATATGATATACCCCACATAGCACAGCTGGGATATATACTGTAAAAAAACTAAGTGTAATTACCTATAGTCTCTCTCTATACATACACGTAAACAGTACTACAATCCACCTGTACTTGTTACTTGTTGCTAATGGCAGCTTAACCTGAGAGGTGGAACGCTGTGTGTTTTAGCTGTGGGATACGGAGCGTCCTGATGGGAACATCACGCTGGTCCACAGCTGCAGCATGCGCCAGTTTAACTGGGGCTACACCCAGTTCTCCCAGTTCAACGCTGACGACACCCTGCTGCTAGTGTCGGGGGTCTACCTGGGCCCGCACCACTCCTCCTCAGGGGAGATCGCCGTTCTCAGCctgggtaggacacacacacacatctatacacacacacacacacagataaacactcaCGCATGTAACAGCACACAAacagtctctctgtccttctcattTCTGTCAGAGAAGTTCCTCCCATGGCTGTGCACAAATTAAATTACAAGTTAGGCTAAAAACTTTGTTCAGGAACATTGGACATGTGTTTCAGACATAACATCACCTCAGAGATCACAGAAACTTGATTTCATTGCAGACAGTAAACTGAAATGTTGTGAGAAACCTGATGCAGAGATGATCTAATGCTCTGGGTCCTGACTGTTAACATGCTAGCAGCAGCCAGCATAATGCTCTGGGTCCTGACTGTGAACATGCTAGCAGTAGCCAGCATAATGCCCTGGGTCATGACTGTGAACATGCTAGCAGTAGCCAGCATAATGCCCTGGGTCATGACTGTGAACATGCTAGCAGTAGCCAGCATAATGCTCTGGGTCCTGACAGTGAACATGCTAGCAGCAGCCAGCATAATGTTCTGGGTCATGACTGTGAACATGCTAGCAGTAGCCAGCATAATGCTCTGGGTCCTGACTGTGAACATGCTAGCAGTAGCCAGCATAATGCTCTGGGTCCTGACTGTTAACATGCTAGCAGTAGCCAGCATAATGCTCTGGGTCCTGACTGTGAACATGCTAGCAGTAGCCAGCATAATGCTCTGGGTCCTGACTGTTAACATGCTAGCAGTAGCCAGCATAATGCTCTGGGTCCTGACTGTTAACATGCTAGCAGTAGCCAGCATAATGCTCTGGGTCCTGACTGTGAACATGCTAGCAGTAACCAGCATAATGCTCTGGGTGGTACAtatactgtctgtgtgtgtgtgtgtacatttgtgtgtgttgacatcagtgtgtgtgtatacacatttgtgtgtgtttgtgttccagacAACTACACGCTTCTGTCTCGCGTGAGGAACAAGCCGTACGACGTGTTTGGCTGCTGGCTCAACGAGACCCACCTGATCTCAGGGAACCTGCACTGGATAGGAAACATGACCTCCTGCTCGGTGCTCTGGCTCAACAAGGCCTTCCAGgtccggcacacacacacacacacagacacagatgcacagacacacacagatacacacacacacacagacctgtatTCTCTAGTTCCACAGAgtctgctctaccactgagctgtgccCGTCTCCTCTCCTGATTCAGAGCTGCTCCTTTTCTCCTTCAGGATATCGAGTCGGAGAACGTGAACGTGGTGAAGCGTCTGTTTAAGATCCAGAACGTCAACGCCAGCACCATCAGAACCGTCATGGTGGCTCACTGCCGTCGCCATGACACCCCGGATCTCCTCCTGGACTACGATGCCCAGTCCCAGGCCCGCTCCGCCCCCCTGCTGTTTGACCTGGGCACCCCcgacagtgaggaggaggaggaggaggaggggggggggcgtcccAGGGAGGTGAAGGGGCGACAGGCGTACCCATCGGCCCCAGGGCTGGAGCATGTCATCCAggtaggcgggggggggggaaatattAATTTTTATATGGACATTGTCATGAACAGTAAAAGATAACTCAAATACATTAATGTGAATGTGGAAAagagtgtgttttttctctagTGAATATTAACAAAGACAGTCCATGAGAACTGTATGTACAACTGCACAACCAATTCCTAAATGTATCTCTTTCTTCCttacctttctccccccctaTCAGGGCGTGGCTGCCAGGGAGTTGGAGCTGGAGGCCAAGGTGGTCCGGATGATGAGTCGTGCTCGCACCAAGCCCGTGGACCCCTCCCTCATCACCCCCTCTGcccctggggagggagaggacaagACCTACCTGCTGTTCACCACCGGCAGCCTCACCTACTCTCCTCACCAGATAGGTAGACCAGCCTCACCTACTCTCCTCACCAGATAGGTAGACCAGCCTCACCTACTCCCCTCACCAGAAAGGTAGACCAGCCTCACCTACTCTCCTCACCAGATAGgtagaccagcctcacctcctctcctcaccagatAGGTAGACCAGCCTCACCTACTCTCCTCCCCAGATAGGTAGACCAGCCTCACCTACTCTCCTCACCAGATAGGTAGaccacctcacctcctctcctcaccagataggtagaccagcctcacctcctctcctcaccagataggtagaccagcctcacctcctctcctcaccagatAGGTAGACCAGCCTCACCTACTCTCCTCACCAGATAGGTAGACCAGCCTCACCTACTCCCCTCACCAGATAGGTAGACCAGCCTCACCTACTCTCCTCACCAGATAGGTAGACCAGCCTCACCTACTCCCCTCACCAGATAGGTAGACCAGCCTCACCTACTCCCCTCACCAGATAGGTAGACCAGCCTCACCTACTCTCCTCACCAGATAGGTAGACCAGCCTCACCTACTCCCCTCACCAGATAAGTAGACcagcctcgcacacacacacaccagaaggcTAGGGCATCCTACTGGGTTCTGCAAGAGAGACTCATAGCTGGTTCTGTGTGGTTCTGCGTGGTTCTGCGTGGTTCTGCAGGCATCAAGCGGATCCTGCCAGACCAGATGAGCACGAGTGGTCCTGTTCTGGGGGAGGAACGCAACTCGGACGAGTTCTTCGACTCTCTGGACCACGTGATCGACATCCACGGACACATCATCGGCATGGGCCTGTCTCCAGACCACAGGTACAGTAACTCTGGACAGGTACAGTAGACCTGGACAGGTACAGTAGACCTGGACAGGTACAGTTGACCTGGACAGGTACAGTAGACCTGGACAGGTACAGTAGACCTGGACAGGTACAGTAACCCTGGACAGGTACAGTAGACCTGGACAGGTACAGTAACTCTGGACAGGTACAGTAACCCTAGACAGGTACAGTAGACCTGGACAGGTACAGTAGACCTGGACAGGTACAGTAACCCTGGACAGGTACAGTAACCCTGGACAGGTACAGTACACCTGGACAGGTACAGTAACCCTAGACAGGTACAGTAGACCTGGACAGGTACAGTACACCTGGACAGGTACAGTAGACCTGGACAGGTACAGTAACCCTGGACAGGTACAGTACACCTGGACATATGTGGTTGTAGGTGACTAGATTAGTAAGTAGAGCCAGATCCGATATTAGGCACTTTCCAAACCATCGGTATGGGCATTTATAATGGCTTATAGTTTTTTTGTTATTGTGTTTATCTGTTCTGTtgtgaaaataaaacaaacaagtttatttttaaactgcattatcataagtggtgggcatagattaattgttaaaatctagattaatctcactgtaatcttggcattaaaatggctcatttaaattccgccgaaggcattcagaaaatgcgtgctacccaaataatgactaaaagtaagtctttgagaacgtgTTTCCCATgccaggtgagagaggagattagttagcttggctgatagagctgtgctgacgggcttgcctcggttgcactcaaacagtagtttgacgacgactcttcccctgcgctacatcagtgcttgacccggcatcttccgcattagctaagggatgctttgcgtttaggtggtatttgagactggaagaactcctacagtaaactaattctgtatagcacaaggtgcaaccaaccttagtcttgtcgaggtttccattgggaagcttctcaataatacattttccctgaagcaaacccggcggcttcatagctgcatccatgttagcacgccCCGTTTAATGTGAttatttcatacacaaggcatacacacaagTTTGAAGACTCGTTCttgccccctacagtgcaatttggctaggtatacatccgcgctaaaatatcaaggtgaaagtcatcatagcttgcgtagtatagacccagctcccaactcaacttttttttatcacCCGATAAAAGTCGCAGCTCGTTAACGCCGATAATGGCCCACCACTAATTGTCATATTATATTTGTGAGGcctcataaataataacagatggctgagcggttagggagttgggctattaatcagaaggttgccggttcaatacccggccgtgcaaaataagttatgtccttgggcaaggcacttcagcctacttgactcgggggaatgtccctgtac from Hypomesus transpacificus isolate Combined female unplaced genomic scaffold, fHypTra1 scaffold_133, whole genome shotgun sequence includes these protein-coding regions:
- the fbxw5 gene encoding F-box/WD repeat-containing protein 5, with the translated sequence MENEPALPDSLVLDEPALPDSLVLEIFLHLPHSAVLSAGLACRQWLNVSRDEFLWRELFYSYYRIPRSVPRHPASVSWYREFKRLFDCIPCEEVQTLREHHDQVLHLAFSHRGHRFSSCSKDCTVKLWDTERPDGNITLVHSCSMRQFNWGYTQFSQFNADDTLLLVSGVYLGPHHSSSGEIAVLSLDNYTLLSRVRNKPYDVFGCWLNETHLISGNLHWIGNMTSCSVLWLNKAFQDIESENVNVVKRLFKIQNVNASTIRTVMVAHCRRHDTPDLLLDYDAQSQARSAPLLFDLGTPDSEEEEEEEGGGRPREVKGRQAYPSAPGLEHVIQGVAARELELEAKVVRMMSRARTKPVDPSLITPSAPGEGEDKTYLLFTTGSLTYSPHQIGIKRILPDQMSTSGPVLGEERNSDEFFDSLDHVIDIHGHIIGMGLSPDHRYLYVNSRAWPAGCVISDPMAPPPIAEEIDLHVIDLKSLREERRSLRAHRAFTPNDECFFIFLDVSRDFVASGAEDKHGYIWDRHYNICLARLQHDDVVNSVAFSPADQELLLSASDDSTIKVWRSPRMVRLAQTPAHPPRPRNLLSWLGRHGSSQANGKPGPS